A genomic window from Candidatus Acididesulfobacter guangdongensis includes:
- a CDS encoding chorismate synthase: protein MLRLMTAGESHGKGLVTIIDNFPSGVKIDENFINEKLSLRQSGYGRGARQKIETDRIEFISGVRGGFTTGSPISFFIKNRDYENWKDRMDICKPVPEDIKIHIPRPGHADFAGSIKYNLDDIRNVLERSSARETASRVAAGAICELLLMEFDIRFSSAVLSIGGIGCTDASLDKKDNTNRADCRKSCTDDNNDAEKSKVEGRAIMDVDEDAAELSIDLFDDEILLNIRNSDLRMPFPEQEQKVRKLIDGLKKEGDTTGGIIMVQAKNVPIGLGSFTQWDEKLDAHIAMSMMSIQAIKSVEIGAGTKAGYMLGSDFQDSIYCSSRTGIKKCSDEGTIRKKYYRKTDNAGGIEGGMSNGEIISVECAMKPIPTLMKPYLDTVNLTTCEQEKAFLERSDVCAVPAASIVCESALAFTICLFFLKKFGGDSVEEIKRNYEGYTGQIFKEK, encoded by the coding sequence ATGCTAAGGCTTATGACGGCAGGCGAATCTCACGGAAAAGGGCTTGTCACGATAATAGACAACTTTCCTTCAGGTGTTAAAATAGATGAAAATTTTATAAATGAAAAGTTATCTCTGAGACAGTCAGGCTACGGCAGAGGAGCAAGGCAAAAGATAGAAACGGACAGGATAGAGTTTATATCCGGTGTCAGAGGCGGGTTTACAACCGGTTCGCCCATTTCTTTTTTCATTAAAAACAGGGATTATGAAAATTGGAAGGATAGAATGGATATTTGCAAACCTGTTCCGGAGGATATTAAAATACATATTCCGAGACCGGGTCATGCTGATTTTGCAGGTTCCATAAAATACAATCTCGATGATATAAGAAACGTCTTAGAGCGTTCAAGCGCCAGAGAGACGGCTTCCAGGGTTGCGGCAGGCGCTATATGCGAACTTCTTTTAATGGAGTTTGACATACGGTTTTCTTCAGCCGTTTTAAGCATTGGCGGTATAGGATGTACAGATGCAAGTTTAGATAAAAAAGATAATACAAACCGTGCAGACTGCAGAAAAAGCTGCACAGACGATAACAACGATGCGGAAAAAAGTAAAGTTGAAGGAAGAGCAATAATGGACGTCGATGAAGATGCCGCTGAATTATCCATTGATTTATTTGACGATGAAATTTTACTAAATATCCGTAATTCTGACTTGCGAATGCCTTTTCCGGAGCAGGAACAGAAAGTAAGGAAATTAATAGACGGGTTAAAAAAAGAAGGCGATACGACTGGCGGTATTATTATGGTACAGGCTAAAAATGTTCCTATAGGTCTCGGGAGTTTTACCCAATGGGATGAAAAATTAGACGCGCATATTGCGATGTCCATGATGAGTATTCAGGCGATAAAAAGCGTGGAAATAGGCGCAGGCACAAAAGCAGGTTATATGCTCGGTTCTGATTTTCAAGATTCTATCTATTGCAGCAGCCGTACCGGTATTAAAAAGTGTTCCGACGAGGGAACAATAAGAAAAAAATATTATAGAAAAACAGATAATGCGGGAGGTATAGAAGGCGGAATGTCAAACGGCGAGATTATTTCCGTTGAATGCGCAATGAAGCCTATTCCGACACTTATGAAACCGTATTTGGATACTGTTAATTTGACGACCTGCGAACAGGAAAAAGCTTTTCTTGAGCGAAGTGATGTTTGCGCTGTTCCGGCTGCTTCAATAGTATGCGAATCAGCCCTTGCATTTACAATATGCCTTTTCTTTCTTAAAAAATTCGGCGGCGACAGCGTTGAAGAAATAAAACGTAATTACGAAGGATATACAGGGCAGATTTTCAAGGAAAAATAA